DNA from Phocoena phocoena chromosome 1, mPhoPho1.1, whole genome shotgun sequence:
CCAGGGCCCTCAGCGCTCTGAGTCACAGCCCGTTTCCAGGCAGGCCGGACGGCAGGCCCAGGCCCTCCCAACATGGGGGCTCCAGGGGGACCGCATGCACATACGGGTCCGGGGCCACCCGAGGGTGGCGCTTCGTGGGACCAGGGGATGAGGAGGGTGTGAAGGAAGAGGTGGGCGTTTATGAGGAGCCCACTTTGTGTCGGGAGCGCCCCTTAGCCATGCAGTTTGACGTTCAGTACAACACTTTGAGGGAGGGTTTACAGCCAGGAAGGCTGAGGGTCAGAGGTAAGGTGACTTGCCCCGGGCCACACAGCCTGAACCCTGCGTGCCTCCATCTCAGGCTGTGTCCGGACCACCCTCCGACCCCAGAGGGGGAGGAAGTGAGAGCAGCTCTTGGGCTCAGAAGGTCCCCAGAGCAGAAGCCCAGCCATCCTCCCTCAGCACCCCAGCCTGTGCCCTGATGCCAGCTGGGCAGGTGCcacccggggcggggggggcgagCCCTCCTCCTCGGCTCGGCTCCGTGTTCGTTTGCGCTGAGCCTGGCTGGCAGCTTGTGGAAGGACACCAGGGCGAGAAGGCCGAGAGGACACGGCCTGGGCACCTGGCACTGAATAATCTGCTCGTCTCAGCCCCGCCGCCTGAGGCTGTGTGAGTGGAAGGGGGGCGCGAGTGCCAGCACCTGGGGGCGAGGGGCGAGGGGCCTGTGCTGTCTGGAGCTCACTGTCTCCCAGACCCTCACCACCCTAGCAGAAGCTGCAGTGGCCTCCTGCAGGCCTCCCTGTCACAGTCACGGCTGGGCCTAGGCTCTCCCCGAAGATGTCATTCCAAccctccccgcccaccccaggGCTCTGGAACCAGGTTCCGGACTCCAGAGAGCCCTCTAGCTGCCCGAGGATGGGAACCCTGTAGAGGTTTCTGTAGGGAGAGCTACAGAATGCGCAGGGACTCAGGTGCCCTCCTGCCCGGGATCACCTGGGGAGAGGCAGACAGggaggagcagggtggggggTTGCCCTGCATGGGCTTCCCCGGCTCCTCCAGCCTCACCCCACCCTTGCCCTGCTCCTCAGTTCCTGGTCTTGCAATGCTGGGGACCAGGCTCCCTCCTCCCGCTGGGTGACCCTCTGCTCCaccagcaggtgggatctttctGGAATCAACCTTTCCTCCCCACCAGCCACCTTCCTGCTGGAACTTTGGCTCCACCTCCTTTCTGCCAAAGCAGCCTCCACTCTTCCACCCGGACTCTGCTCCAGGAGAAAccccttcttttgcttttttttttttttttttttgtcctgcggtacgcgggcctctcactgctgtggcctctcccgtggcggagcacaggctccggacgcgcaggctcagcggtcatggctcacgggcccagccgctccgcggcacgtgggatcttcccagaccagggcacgaacccgtgttccctgcattggcaggcggactctcaaccactgcgccaccagggaagcccatgggagAAACCCCTTCTAAGGCTCGTCTCTAGGAAACGTTCTTTGATTCCCCAAGACTGGCCGGTTGGCCCCAGCATTCCCGTTCTGGTCACCCTCACACACCTCCACCCGTTCTACTCCTTATGGAGTTGAATTTATGTCTGCTGACCGCTTCTCCCACCTGGATCCTGGGTGTGTTCTGTCTCCTCCAGGGGACAAGTGGATTTTCCTGGAGTCACATTTCTAATAAAGGAGCAACTTCCATGTTCGAGCCGTCTAAAACTGGACGGGGCTGCCTGGGATGGAGTGACCTCTCTGTCAACGGAGGCTTCAAAGGTGGCTGGTTGTGCATTAGTACCAGGTGCTTTGGGGTATGGCACATAGCAGGCATCGGTAAACATCTGTTAAATAAAGGCCAGCATCACTCACTCGCCTCCTACAGTGTATAAGTATCTCATAAAAATCTGGGATTTTGTTCTGATGGGGCCAGCCAGTTGGGTCCCAAAGTTATGCTGCTATGGGAGGGTCCTTACCGGGAGACGCTAACCTGGAGGGCTGTCTTTAGGTAAGAGGACCTGACTTCACCACGGGAAGAGAGCCTCGTCTATGGTGAGCTCAGGGCGCTGAGTGCTGGCCGGAGCTCAGCGGAGGTGCCCTGGGGTCTGGAGGGCGGGATGACACGTTGCAGGCCGGATTAGCGGTTCCTCATAACAGGCTGTGCTTATCTCACCGTGGCATCTTGAGCCCTTCCCTGTGTTTGAACGTCCCAGCCTTGCCTTGGCTGGGCTGTGGGAGACAGAGGGGAGGTGATGAGACCTGACTGGAACATGACAGTCTGGGAGAGCCAGCACCATGCTGGGGAGAGTCCCAGGGAAGGAGCATCTTGGGGTGGTGTGAAGTCTTCCCACTGACCATCTGGGCCGCTGTAAGTCTTCCTTCTGTCGAGGAGGCCCGGGGTTTCCTCGCCGCAGCTCCTTCACTGAGGGGACTTTGGGATCCCTGAGCAGGTAGGACTCGGTGGGTAGTTCTGTGCCTCTGCTGACtgtgtgttcttttttccttacaCACACGTTCCAAGCAACTCCTGGATGCCAGGCGCTGAGGAAGCAGACGGGGAGACAGGCCCTGCTTGTCAGATTTGGGTGGGTCTGAGGTCCAGGGGCTCCCCACGTCAGCATTCCCTGTGTCTCTCCCTCCTACAAGCTCAGCCTCTATTCCACCCTGTCTGTTCGATGCAGCAGGCATTCCTGATGCAGTGCATCGAAATCTTCTGGAGGGTTTGCTGAAGCGGGGCTGCTGGTCCTGCCCGAGTGTCTGCTTGAGCCGGCGTATCAATCAGCTCCCCAAGGCGGGCAATCCAGGGACCACGCTTATTACAGCGGAAACCTTGCCTTCACAATGCCCACATTCTACTGCAACAGCGTCCTTGGGAGACCTCAGGTCCCGGTGATACTCCTGACCTTTTACCCAAGAGAAAACTGAAGGGCAGAGAGATTCCAGGATGGCACGACACCCTCTCCTTTTCCCGTGTCCTTCCTCACAATTTATAGTTATGCTATTTGGGGGTTAGTTTCTTCAGTGGCTGCCTCCTTCCTTGAATGTGAATCTCGGGGGGCAGAGGTCATGCCCATGCTGTTCACTGTTTCCCGAGTGTCTAcgacaatgcctggcacacagtaggtgctcagcggGCATTTGGACGAGGAATGATGACTGATGGCTGGCTCGTCCTAGAGTTGGGAGCGGGTCCTGACCATCTGAACTTTAGAAACACACCTGACCATGGCCCTTCACCTGTCCCCCAGTgcccctgggccccaggagcCTGGAGCCCAGAGGGCTGGCACAGTGGGGTCCCGAGGACACCCCGCCCAGGTCTGGTGCCAGCTGGAGGGGAAggtgtgtggtgggggagggctTGTCTCAaatttgccccccccccccgcccccacctcttTGGCTGCCTCCTACCTCTCTGTCCTTCAATTTCCAAATCTGTAAAGTGAAGGTAATGACAGCACCTGCCTCCTGAGGCTGTGGTAATAAGCGAGTTACCATGGCAACAGCTCATCCTCATCTAGTGCTTCCTGTGTACCAGATGCTGTTCTAGCGATGGACATAGACGAGCCCATTTAGTCTGTTACTGTCCCCTCGTTAcagccgaggcccagagaggttcagtgctcacccaaagtcatacagctcgTAAGTGGCGGAACCGTCGAAGAAGTCATACCTGGACTGTGTGGTTCCGTTCGCTGGACAATGTCGGCTAGTGGAACTTGTTCAAGAAAATGTCAACTCTGAACTGTCTTCTCAGGCGGCACTGCCCTGGCAGCCCCAAGGCCCTCAACCTGCTCCATGCCAGGGGACAGCCCCAGTCCCGCTCCCACTGCCTCCCGccccaggaacttccctggccaGCTCACTGGGGAATTCCCAGGGGGCAGGATGGGGAATTCCAGGGATGGAGGAGAGCCGGTCCTAGGGGCTGGGAAATCTTCGCCTTCCATGTGGCCTGCCTCTGAGTAGGGGACCAGCTTGGTCCATGACAGGAGTCTCGGCTGGGGAGGCCGACCCGCGAAGGGGCCGAGTTGGGCACCCCAGGAGGGTGGGGTGGAATGGCAGGTGCATCTCCACAACCCCCAGGGTCGGCCCGGGGAACCCACCCGGTGGAGACTCCGACAGCCGCAGGGTCTGTGGGCAGGGTTCGGAGCGCAGGCAGCCCTGAAATTCCATCTCTGAACATCTGGTTCCACCTAGTGGCCTCTGATATCCCCACTGCCCCAAAGAGCCAAGGGAGCCCAGGACTGGCAGGCGGGGTGCCCTCGCAGCGGCCAGGGTTTACAGAGCTCCTGCCCCGAGGTGCAGTCGGTACGGGATATTCAGAGCAGAAGCAGCAGAGGGCTGACGGGCTGGGGTCGGCACTGTGCTGGTGTGTGCCTGGCCCTGGCGCTCGATTTCTCTGGTTgcagtttccacatctgaaaaaTACGAGAGCTGGTGTAGAGCCGCAGGCCTGGGGTCAGCTTTGACCTGTCCCTCCCATGCACAGCCTTTGGCTTTCCTGAACTCCACTTCTCACTATCTTCTAGACAGCTGCGTCTTGACAGgtgcccctgccccaggctgcGTGACCCCAGCCGTCGTCAGGGATCCTCCCCAGGGACGTGCTCAAGCCACGTCCTCTGCTCAGCAAGCCGCAGCCCCCCAGTTCCTCCAAGGTAAGGCGTATACCCCGGGCCTGACGTACAAGGCCCTTCCCGGTCCTTCCTCTGCTCGCCTCCCAGGCTCCTTGCGCTCAcgcccctccctgctcccttgcTGGCCGCCTTGCTGTCCTCGCGCTGCACCCTGCTGTCCCACCCCCGTGGCTTTGCAAATCCTGCTTCTGCCTGAGCACCCTTCTTTCCCTGTTGTCTGTCTGGGGAGCTTGAAGCCACTCTTCAAGGTCCATTTAAAAGTCACCCCCTCTGGGAGGCCCTCCAGATGCCTCCAGCCTCCTTCGGGCTCCCTCGGCGGCTGGTCCCTTGCCTTTCATAGCATCCATCCCTAAGCTATAattatttatgtacatatttattcCCCCCCACCCTGCACTGAAGGCTCCTCGATGGCAGAGGTCTTTTAGGTTTTTGTACCGAGTGTCTAGAACCCAGCAGGTGCTCAGGAAAgacctgttgctgcaaatgtccaCCCGCCTTGTGTCCGGATCAGAACACGGTGCTTTAAGTTTCGGGCGGCTGTTCCTTTCAGGGGAACTTTGTGTGGTTCGTGGGAAGCAGGTGGACCCGTGCCCACTGAGAACAGCGATGGTCAGAAGGTCTGGAGTCAGGCCCAGGCCCCGGGCCAGCTGGGCCAGGTTTAGCTCTGGGTAAGTGACTGGCCACCTCTCCAGCCCGAGACACGGGAATGAGGGCGCTCGCCCCTCAGGGCTGTGGTGAGGGTTCATCCAGAAGCTGGCTGAGTGTGGGATCTCATCAGGTTCAGTAAATGACAGCGACAGTGATCATCCAGCCTCCCGAGGAGGGGCCGgcgccctgcccccaccccaccctgcccccacccccgcccccaccccccaggacccCAGCGTCCGAGGCCAGGGGCGCCCGGCCTCTGGGGGCCGCACAGGTCTGAGCGCTGCTGCCCGGGAGGCCCGGGGAGGCGTGTCCTGCGGATGGCACAGAGCGCCCTGTGTCCAGCAgagggcccagccctgccctgcctggtggcttaggggtggggatggagggggtgCTGGAGCCGGCTGGCAATGCCAGACGCCCGATAGGGGCGGGCCCACCAGCCAGCTGCCCGTCGAGTCGGCCCTGCACTCGGTCCGGCCTCGCCTCCGCTTGTGGGCAGCCACTGCCGCTCATCCGGCCATGCGGCGGCCGTGGCCTCTGGCCATCTCTCTCGCTGTGGCGTTAGCGGCAGGTCCCGGCAGGGTCCCCGGGGGCGTCCCCCTGCGCCGGGGCGGGCGTGGCACGGAGGAGGAGGCCAAGGGGGTGCAGCAGTATGTGCCCCAGGAGTGGGCTGAGTACCCCCGGCCCATCCGCCCCACCGGGCCGCAGCCCACCGAGCCCCAGGTGGCCGCCAGCGCCCACCCGGACCGGGCCGTGGTCCCTGGGGGCAGCAGGCAGGAGCCTCGGGGCAACGCGACGGGGACGCCGGGCTGGCGGCTGCAGATCCAGAACCCCCTGTACCCGGTGACGGAGAGCTCCTACGGGGCCTACACCGTGCTGCTCCTGGCCCTGGTGCTGTTTGCCGTGGGCATCGTGGGCAACCTGGCGGTCATGTGCATCGTGTCGCACAGCTACTACCTGAAGAGCGCCTGGAACTCCATCCTTGCCAGCCTGGCCCTCTGGGACTTTCTGGTCCTCTTCTTCTGCCTCCCTGTCATCATCTTCCACGAGATCACCAAGCAGAGGCTGCTGGGTGACGTGTCTTGCCGGGCTGTGCCCTTCGTGGAGGTGAGTGTGTGTCCTGCTAGAGCCcacggggtggtggtgggggggccGCTGCCGGATGTGGGCTGCGAGGGTGTGCGAGGCCCCGCAGGCCTGGGGCTCTGTCTCGCTGCTTCTCCCCCAAGACAAACGCAGGATTGGCTCCTGGGAGCTCTCAGGTACCCGAGCGAGCAGGCGGGTGTCAGGGCCCTGGGGTCAATTCTGTGTCCACTCCCGGGAGTGCAAACACGGAAGGAAGGAAAGACCCTCCCTCACTGCGACTCTCGCCGCCGCCATCACCATCAGCCGTCTCCTCCATCCTCTGGAAGGAGAGACCTGGTTCTGGGGCTGGAGCTAAAGCTGGGGCTCTAGTGTCAGCTTCTGTCCCTGGCATACTGGGGTGTCCCTGGGCAGGTCACAGCTCCTCTCCCGTTTCACTGTCTCCTGACCAGAGGGTAGACCACTTGGCCCTCCAGCTGCGGCTCCAAGGTGACCACTGGCCCCACCTCTGGGAACTTCCACGCTGGGATGAGCGCGTGGGTGTTGATAGCGGTGTAGCTCACACGGATCCAGCTTAATCAAAACAGTGCAAAGATATACCAATATATGTGCATTTACGTGGGACACAGCAAGGCCAGCATGTCTGCCTAGGAACAGGAAATCAGCCTGCAGCATTCTGCATGTTGCTTACGCTGTGGGAGGAGGAAGAATGAGCACTGGGGTGACTGTGGCCTCCCTCCCCGCAAACGCTGCTTTCCCCCCGAGACAATGGGAGACGCTGAGTGAGTGGGCAGCCGGCCTGGGTGGGGAAGGAATTAGGATCAGCGTCTGGACACTGTCCTATTCCCAGCTCTGTCCCCGTCCCATGACTTAGCGATGGTTTCATATCCGGACGGACTCTCTGAGGCTCAGCGGGCAGTACAGCCCTTTCCTgtccttcccagcccagggagaCCACCTAACGGTGGCCCCAAGTTGCTCAGACCTGAAAGAGGCCCTGCAGCCGGGGACAGCCCTTGCATCTTAGTGACCTGGCGCTCAGAGCCCAGGAGAGCTGTGGGAGGTCAGAGCCCGGGCTCTGCCGAGTGGCCGTGGTTAGCCACTTAGCCTGCCCAaacccctgcttccctccctgcgAGTCGGGGCTGACCGCCATCACCATAGCTGGGTGAGTCCCTGAAGGCTCACATGTGTGATGTCCACAAAGGGCTTAGAACTGAAATAATTCAGTACGTGGTGGATTTTACCGGGAAAGGTCTAAGACCCCTGTGAGCGCTTGTCTGCGTGGAGCTGGCGGCCGAGGAGAGCCcggccctgccccctgcccaacTGTGGGTCCCAACACACCCGATACGCAGGCTGCCACCTAACCCCCTCCACGGCCTGGAGGACAGAGGTGACCCCTGAGCCCTCCCTGGAGGCTGGGGTGACAGGTGAGAGTGGAGGGACGAATGCACCGCCCAGCATCCTTTTGTAGGGAGGCCCCAGGAGGGAACAGGAGGCAGCTAAATACAGCTTGGGGTCATTTTTGAGATGTAGGAAAGGAGAGGGCGTGTTGTTTAgcctgagccctggcctggggcctGCCTGGAGATGGGGCAGGAGCCAGCCGGAGAGGGGAGTGCTTGGACGGAGGGGGAACTGAGCACAGCCCTGAGTGTGCCCAGCCATCGTCTGAGCTGGGAGCACCGCCCCAGCCCCGTCACTTCTCTCTGCCACTTTCTTCCCTGCTGCTCTGGCTTCCTCTCTGCTCACAGGGTGGTTTTCCTGTGTGCTCTGTGAGCTGCCTGCGGGGAGTGGGCACAGGCCCACTGCGTCCCCACTCGGGCTGGCCCTGGGCCTCTCCGGGCAGTGCGAGGAGGGCGGGAGAGCGTATGCCCTGCATCCCCAAGGCCACTCCCCCCATGGACGTGGTGGGTGAGGCCATCCAAGCACCCAGCAGGCCCAGGAGCCCTACGTCTCCATCCATGCTTGTCCTCAGAGATGATTTCCCAAAGTCTCAGGAGCACAAGGGGCTGTAGGGCCTAGGTCGCTCGTCCCTGGGCCCAGAGGCAAGGCAGCGGGCGGCCTGCAGGGGAACCTCAGCTCTGCCGTCCACCAAGGCCCTGGTCCCGCCTGAGCCCAGTCTGTCCCGTCAGACCCTGGCCGTGAGATCTGAAATGCCCCTGAATGGCGGTGCCACCACTGTCCTTCCCACGCCTGCCGTGCACTTCCAGTCTGAGCCAGCCCCTCGGTTGCCTGGGGCTGACCCCCGCCTCTCCCCCCCACAACGCCCCCTCGCAGGTCTCCTCTCTCGGCGTCACCACCTTCAGCCTCTGCGCCCTGGGCATTGACCGCTTCCACGTGGCCACCAGCACCCTGCCCGAGGCCAGGCCCATCGAGCCGTGCCCGTCCATCCTGGCCAAGCTGGCGGTCATCTGGGTGGGCTCCATGACGCTGGCTGCGCCCGAGCTCCTGCTCTGGCAGCTGGTACAGGAGCCCGGCCCCGCCGCGGGCCCCGTGGACGCGTGCATCATGAAGCCCTCCGCCCGCCTGCCCGAGTCCCTCTACTCGCTGGTCTTGACCTACCAGAACGCCCGGATGTGGTGGTCCTTCGGCTGCTACTTCTGCCTGCCCGTCCTCTTCACGGTCACCTGCCAGCTGGTGACGTGGCGGGTGTGGGGCCCGCCCGGCAGAAAGCCGGAGTGCCGGCCGGGCCAGCAGGAGCGGCGCGAGGGCCAGCTCAGCGGCACCGTGGTGGGCCTGACCGCCGTCTACACCCTCTGCACCCTCCCCGAGAACGTGTGCAATGTCGTGGCCGCCTACCTCTCGGCCACGCTCACCCGCCAGACCCTGGACCTCCTGGGCCTGGTCGGCCAGTTCGCCACCTTCCTCAAGGCGGCCGCCACGCCCGTGCTCCTCCTGTGTGTGTGCCGGCCACTGGGCCGCGCCTTCCTGgactgctgttgctgctgctgctgcgagGGCTGCGGCGGGGCGGCAGCCACCGACGGCCCAGTTGCCAAGCTCCGGACGGGGCTGGCCACCTCTGTCTACTTCCACAAGCCCCGAGAGGCGCCACCGCTCCTGGCCCTGGGCACGCCCTGCTGAGGCTGGCCGGCCGTGGCGGGGGGAGCCCTGTCCAGAGATGGACTCGGCTCCCCCGGCTGGGGTCTGGGTATGTCGGAGCCCCCGGCCGAGCCCCTTCTCGGGGGCGGCCCGCCCGTCCTCTTGCTGGGGGGCGGTGATCCCCCAGGTCCTCAGAGCTGCCCAGAGACTCTCCATCCCACCGGCTGGGAGCCAGAACCTCACCTGGTCCCAGCCTCACTCTCCCCTCTCCATCTGGAGCCCGACTACACTTTACTTTGCCCCTCTCGGCATCGCCCATCCTGGACGGGGGCCTTGGGGGCCAGCAACCGGTCTCTCCTCTGCACAGGATGGGCCCAGCCCCGGACGCCCCCTCCAGGTGCCGTCTCTTCTCCAGGAGCATTTCTGtctctgtcctcctccttctctgacGTACCCTGGTTGCCCGGTCCCCCCCCCAATCCCGGTCAGGTGCTCCCCTGTAGAAGACCCTTCTTGGAAAACAATAAACTAGGTAGAACTACCCCTGTGCCCACGGGCCTTTCTTGTGCCACATCCCGGCAGTGCCCAGATGCACCTGGGCTTTGCCCTCCTGGCCACCTTTGGCCCTTCCTGGCCTGTGGCTGGTGTCCTGTCCAGCCTGGGGTCCTGTGGCTTTGAGGGCAGAGTGGACGGAGGGGCTTGGGAGCTGGGGCACTGTGTCCTCAGGCTGGCCTGAGCCCAGCCGTCCCTGGGAAGTAGAAGGCTGCAGACTTATCTCCCCGGGAGCCCCCGCCGctgttcctccctccccacaaagcCCCCATTCGAGGGCAACCAGCAGCCTGGGGGGCTTCCAGCCTCTCTGAGAGCTGCCCTTGTTCGGCTTCTTAGAACAGACTGTTTAGCCTACAGACGGCCCAGCTGCctgccccccgcccgccccaccccccccctTCCCCGCAGGCAGAGCTCCATCGACAGCCCCACAGagccttctttcctctctctggtcccccccaccccccacgaCAGGGGGCCCTTCCAGAGGCCCCTTAGCCCCGCCCAGACCCAGCGAAGTTGGCATGAGGTCAAACAAAGGGACACCTTGGCCTAGGCCACAGACCACTCCCCGCCCCGCAAGCCCACCCTTCCCATCTGAATCAGCGCAGCTCGGGCTCCCGCGGAGCTCCTGCTGCCAGCTCTGTCTGGATCACCTGCACAGGGCCTCAGGAGGGTCCCCAGGGCAGGGTCGGGGAGGCACAGGCATTGCCCGGCGCCCTGGGCTCCAttctcctctgcccaccccacccatACCCCCTGGCCTCAGCCTGGAGCCAAacctccttcccccactcctgTGGATCTTAATGGCCTTGTTCTCTCCCCCTGGCACCCACCCTCAGGACGGGTGATGCCAAGAGAGAGGGAGGCCGTTGCTAGGCGATGGCGCGGCTGGCCGCACACTCTTTGTGCTGGAGAGACATCCACCCGTTTCTCGGCCGACCGCTGCCACAGTGACCAAAGCCCCCAGCTCTGTCTGCAGCAACTTAAGACGGTGGGGGGAGCAGGCTGGAGAGGAGACCAAGGGCAGGCTTGCGGTGTTGAGGTGACCGgggcccttccctctcccccccaccccagccccagtcccAAATGCACCAGCAGCCTCCtatgggatggaggaggggggCCAGGGTGAAGGCGGGACGCGCAGGCCGAGGatgggaggctgggggtggggagggggcaccgCCGCATCCTGTTTGGGGGCTCTGCCACAAAggggcccctgcccctccctgcggTTCCGAGGCCCTGCCACCACCGCTGCCCTGGGCCCCGCCAACGTGAGTGGCTTGCAGGATTAGTCAGCAGGCCAGCGGGCCTTGGGAAAGAGCCACCGTCTCTCCGGCTAGGCCAGCTGGGGGAACAGTGTGGCATTTGTTGCCTAGGGGTCCTGGGCTTGGGGTGGGGCGGCAGCTGGCAGTGGTGGGCGGTGGACTTGAGCTGGGTCTTTAGGGGACCGACCCCGAGCCCTGATGTCAGCCAGGTGGGAGGCGGGCCAACCCACTGAGCCACCCTGACCCCGTCAGTATGCACACCTTGCACTGAGAATTGCCTCCCTTGGGCCGGACTGGACGCAGTTACTGGACCCCATCAGTTAAACAGgaatacccccccccccccacagaggCCTGGAGTCATTGAATGAGACAAGATACATAAAGCTCCCGGCATGACGCCTGgcaccttccttccctccctccctttgggGGTTCAATTCTCCAGAACTGCAGAGCAGGCTTGGCCAGGCGTGCAAAGGGCCCCCCATGCTGGTGTACATATGCACAGTCTGTCCTAcgaagcacctgctgtgtgctgggagCAAGCACTGGGGCAGGACGATGCCTGCTTGCTGGCGACCAGCCCATCCTGTCTTATCTCGTCAGAGGACGCAGGAGGCGAGAAAGGCAGCTCATCCCTGAAACTCCCCTTCCTGCTCACCAGACCAGTGACCGTTGGTCCTGTCCCAGCCTCCCAGGCCGTGGCATCTCCAGCCACCTCAGCAGCCAGGAGAGCCCAGGGGACAGCCCGGCCCCAGCTTCGACCTCCTCGACCAGGGGGCACGTGTCCTATCCTTTAGGGGTTGCAAGGAACCTGAAGTCATCTAGCTCCCTCCGCCGAATTCCATCTGCATTCTCTCCCCAAACTCCCTGGCAGTGGGGAAGCCCTCTCCAGGCAGGCCATTCCTCCCTGCGGTTCTCATGACCAGGAGGCTCCAAGAGGAAGCACCGAAGAAGGGCCGGTGAGCTCAGAGCCACCAGGGCAGGCCCTGCTCCCAGGACGGTGCAGGTGGCCTCCTCCCCGCAGAGGTGCGGCGAGAGGGGTGGAGCCTTCCGCAGGGCCGGACCTTCCGCAGGGCCGCTCCGTCTCCAGGCTGAGGGGAGCCAGGGGGCGGGGCTTACGGCAAAAGTGGGTCAAGATGGCCCCGGATTTGGGAAGCGGGGCGCA
Protein-coding regions in this window:
- the GPR37L1 gene encoding G-protein coupled receptor 37-like 1, which translates into the protein MRRPWPLAISLAVALAAGPGRVPGGVPLRRGGRGTEEEAKGVQQYVPQEWAEYPRPIRPTGPQPTEPQVAASAHPDRAVVPGGSRQEPRGNATGTPGWRLQIQNPLYPVTESSYGAYTVLLLALVLFAVGIVGNLAVMCIVSHSYYLKSAWNSILASLALWDFLVLFFCLPVIIFHEITKQRLLGDVSCRAVPFVEVSSLGVTTFSLCALGIDRFHVATSTLPEARPIEPCPSILAKLAVIWVGSMTLAAPELLLWQLVQEPGPAAGPVDACIMKPSARLPESLYSLVLTYQNARMWWSFGCYFCLPVLFTVTCQLVTWRVWGPPGRKPECRPGQQERREGQLSGTVVGLTAVYTLCTLPENVCNVVAAYLSATLTRQTLDLLGLVGQFATFLKAAATPVLLLCVCRPLGRAFLDCCCCCCCEGCGGAAATDGPVAKLRTGLATSVYFHKPREAPPLLALGTPC